In one window of Fulvia fulva chromosome 5, complete sequence DNA:
- a CDS encoding Centrin-3 codes for MATSHQPFPSRPYTSGLTRGAGGNTPFAGQTPFHAPQQNAGGYGAGAAGAATSQQQREAQRIERERQERQERERRADEERNALESLSEEQREEINEAFSLFDLDKDSYIDYHELKVALKALGFEISKADLLSLLQTYGVRASSISPTTSKAPVPPQQPTFSGPSRLLLSHATFVTIAAQKIQERDPKEEIFRAFELFDADNKGRIELQDLRRVAQELGEGLQEEELQAMIEEFDVRGEGGITRDEFLGICLGN; via the exons ATGGCGACCTCACATCAACCATTTCCTTCGCGACCCTACACGTCTGGCTTGACACGCGGCGCTGGCGGAAACACGCCTTTTGCGGGCCAGACACCATTTCACGCGCCGCAACAGAATGCTGGGGGATATGGAGCTGGAGCAGCCGGTGCAGCAACATCGCAACAACAACGTGAGGCGCAAAGGATAGAGCGCGAAAGGCAAGAACGGCAGGAACGCGAAAGGCGAGCGGACGAAGAGCGCAACGCCCTGGAGAGTCTGAGTGAAGAGCAAAGAGAGGAGATCAACGAGGCT TTCTCTCTGTTCGACCTCGACAAGGACTCCTACATCGACTACCACGAACTCAAAGTCGCGCTCAAAGCTCTCGGCTTCGAAATCTCCAAAGCAGATCTCTTATCACTACTACAGACATACGGCGTACGGGCATCCTCGATATCACCCACTACCTCTAAAGCACCCGTACCACCACAGCAACCCACATTCTCCGGACCCTCACGATTACTACTCTCTCACGCAACCTTTGTGACAATCGCGGCGCAAAAGATCCAAGAACGAGATCCGAAGGAGGAGATATTCCGTGCCTTTGAGCTGTTCGATGCCGACAACAAAGGGAGGATAGAGTTGCAGGACTTGAGGAGGGTCGCGCAGGAACTGGGAGAGGGTCTGCAAGAGGAGGAACTGCAGGCTATGATTGAGGAATTCGATGTAAGAGGTGAGGGCGGCATCACCAGGGACGAGTTCTTGGGAATATGCTTGGGGAATTGA
- a CDS encoding putative glucan endo-1,3-beta-glucosidase btgC, with amino-acid sequence MSARQHAIPSGHVHASGATPPPQHARQPSYSSGPYSDRDTSPVRDQQALRDVDSLYNARAAPSPDPYRAPSPYEPSLIYPSQQSLTPLAPTSSHSPPRSPERSAQRNAPAWGVGVGAGAGAANAAYGARMPGASESYYHNDGYDEFDLNNIADDPDDVMDAPRSRQSHMGPTAYGGAGAGAGAGIGAGMTRALGGQNPSGNYGPVGGDAEKSAFVADAAKSKKRKRWLIGFVIAAIIIVGAIVGGVVGGLLSRNGGSSSSGGSTGSGGSRTGGLYDINSKEVQKVLNDDRLHKVFPAMDYTPNYAQYPQCLSKGGGPLQNNVTIDVAIMSQLTPAVRLYGTDCNQTELVLEAIDRLEMHDTMKVWLGVYLDANQTTNARQIQHMYDLLDKYDHDRFVGVIVGNEVLFAESITAQQLGVQLDGIRSNFSSKGINLPVSTADLGDNWDAALAQASDIIMANIHPFFAGTVAEDAAGWAWSFWQNKDMPLTTSKTGTIGSLTYPKQIISEIGWPTEGGNDCGDANDPAYGCTSNTDGAVASLDNLNTFIGDWVCGALNNGTTFFWFEAFDEPWKHQFDTAHNKWEPYWGLFDVDRNLKDGVKIPDCGKTVDKPY; translated from the exons ATGTCGGCTCGACAGCATGCTATCCCTTCTGGCCACGTTCACGCATCTGGCGCAACTCCGCCACCTCAACATGCTCGACAGCCTAGCTACTCCTCAGGACCTTactcggatcgcgacacaTCGCCAGTGAGAGATCAACAGGCTCTTCGAGATGTCGACAGTCTATACAACGCGAGGGCTGCTCCTTCGCCCGATCCATATCGTGCTCCATCGCCATATGAACCCAGTCTCATCTATCCTTCGCAACAATCCCTGACCCCACTTGCACCAACATCGTCACACTCGCCGCCGCGCTCACCCGAACGGTCTGCTCAGCGGAACGCTCCAGCTTGGGGAGTGGGCGTCGGTGCAGGTGCTGGTGCAGCGAATGCGGCATATGGAGCGCGCATGCCTGGCGCCTCTGAATCATACTACCACAATGACGGATATGACGAGTTTGATTTGAACAACATCGCTGATGACCCAGATGATGTTATGGATGCGCCGCGATCGCGGCAAAGTCATATGGGGCCGACAGCATATGGTGGTGCAGGAGCTGGCGCTGGCGCTGGCATCGGAGCTGGCATGACGAGGGCATTGGGCGGACAGAATCCCAGCGGAAATTACGGTCCTGTTGGAGGCGACGCAGAAAAGTCAGCGTTTGTGGCAGATGCGGCAAAAAGCAAGAAGAGGAAGAGGTGGCTGATCGGCTTCGTCATCGCTGCTATCATTATTGTTGGTGCCATTGTTGGAGGTGTGGTTGGTGGATTACTATCAAGGAACGGCGGCAGCAGTTCCTCTGGCGGCTCGACTGGATCTGGGGGCTCGCGGACTGGCGGCCTGTACGACATCAACTCGAAGGAGGTCCAGAAGGTGCTCAACGACGATCGTTTACACAAAGTCTTTCCAGCCATGGATTACACGCCCAATTACGCTCAGTATCCCCAATGCTTGTCCAAGGGCGGCGGACCTCTACAGAACAACGTCACCATCGATGTTGCAATCATGTCGCAGCTAACACCAGCCGTCCGGCTCTACGGAACCGATTGTAACCAGACCGAGCTCGTCTTGGAAGCCATTGATCGCCTGGAGATGCATGATACAATGAAGGTCTGGTTGGGCGTGTATCTCGATGCCAATCAGACGACGAACGCTCGGCAGATCCAGCATATGTACGATCTTCTTGACAAGTACGATCACGATCGCTTTGTTGGTGTCATTGTAGGGAATGAAGTACTCTTCGCCGAGTCGATCACTGCACAGCAGCTCGGCGTCCAGCTGGATGGCATCAGGAGTAATTTCTCATCCAAAGGCATCAACCTCCCAGTCTCGACAGCAGATTTGGGTGACAATTGGGACGCTGCGTTGGCCCAGGCATCGGATATCATAATGGCCAACATCCACCCGTTCTTCGCCGGTACTGTGGCGGAAGATGCTGCTGGCTGGGCATGGTCTTTCTGGCAGAACAAAGACATGCCACTAACCACCTCGAAGACTGGCACCATCGGCAGTCTGACTTACCCGAAGCAAATCATCTCCGAGATTGGTTGGCCCACTGAGGGAGGCAATGACTGTGGTGATGCCAACGACCCTGCGTACGGCTGTACGAGCAACACCGATGGCGCAGTGGCTAGCCTCGATAACCTCAACACCTTCATAGGTGACTGGGTGTGTGGCGCGCTGAACAACGGAACAACATTCTTCTG GTTCGAGGCTTTTGATGAACCATGGAAACATCAGTTCGACACGGCACACAACAAGTGGGAACCGTACTGGGGACTATTCGACGTCGACCGCAATCTCAAGGATGGCGTCAAGATCCCCGACTGCGGCAAGACCGTGGACAAGCCATACTAG
- a CDS encoding UPF0676 protein, translating into MPTLDLSLFDQPGGKEELVEQLRYAAQHVGFFYVKNFGISQQEVDNQFALGREFYDLPLEEKLKYHNLDDLERGEYNGYRPAGLRTLSEDPLIRDNIQVYNLPKFDGHHKRVHPPVLQDHSKEIESFSRKCHEKVVVKLLKLFAHLLELPDEDQLVRDHVYDIKGEDHLRYMHYQARPLEESRIVGDLYTPGHTDLGSITLLFRQPVAALQILNSAGEWKWVKPRDETITINICDALSALTGGYLKSSVHRVRAPPEDRAHLDRLGVLFFARPNNHITLDPISNSPLLQRLGLTDNEFTKLGQHLTMEEWVKVRQSQQQRRTKAPKIEGSRYKYSDQELEIIPGLKAKIYN; encoded by the exons ATGCCCACTCTGGATCTTAGCCTGTTTGACCAGCCAGGCGGCAAGGAAGAGTTGGTAGAGCAGCTCAGATATGCTGCTCAGCATGTAGGCTTCTTCTATGTCAAGAATTTCGGCATCTCCCAGCAAGAAGTCGACAACCAATTCGCTCTTGGTCGGGAGTTTTATGACCTGCCACTGGAGGAGAAGCTCAAATACCACAACCTTGACGACCTGGAAAGAGGAGAGTACAACGGCTATCGTCCGGCTGGGTTGAGAAC CCTCAGCGAAGACCCCTTAATCAGAGACAACATCCAAGTCTACAACCTGCCCAAATTCGACGGCCACCACAAGCGCGTCCACCCACCCGTCCTCCAAGACCATAGCAAAGAGATCGAATCCTTTAGCCGCAAATGCCACGAGAAGGTCGTCGTCAAACTGCTCAAGCTCTTCGCCCACCTGCTCGAGCTCCCAGACGAGGACCAACTCGTCCGCGACCATGTATACGACATCAAGGGAGAAGACCACCTCCGCTACATGCACTACCAAGCTCGTCCCCTCGAGGAAAGTCGTATTGTCGGCGACCTCTACACCCCGGGCCACACCGACCTCGGAAGCATTACGCTCCTATTCAGACAACCCGTAGCAGCGCTGCAGATTCTCAACTCGGCTGGGGAGTGGAAATGGGTCAAGCCACGGGATGAGACAATCACTATCAACATCTGCGACGCCCTCTCCGCCCTGACTGGCGGCTACCTCAAATCTTCCGTGCATAGGGTCCGAGCACCGCCCGAGGACCGGGCACATCTTGACCGCCTGGGAGTCTTGTTCTTTGCGAG ACCCAACAATCACATCACCCTCGATCCTATCTCCAACAGTCCCTTACTACAAAGGCTGGGACTTACGGACAATGAGTTCACGAAGTTGGGACAGCATTTGACGATGGAGGAGTGGGTAAAGGTGAGGCAGAGTCAGCAGCAGCGGAGGACAAAGGCGCCGAAGATCGAGGGCTCGAGGTATAAGTATAGCGACCAGGAGTTGGAGATAATTCCAGGATTGAAGGCAAAGATCTACAATTAG